TTTCCTCGTTTTGGTTATTTTCATATCCCCCACTGAGTCACACATGTGTAATATATTTCAGCTCTACTCAACTATTGGCTTTCGTTCACTGTACTAAATACGAATtgtcttttttcaaatttgtgcGGATGTCGTTTCACCcgagaataaatgaaaaacgagatttaaatttatatacaaCTTGTTTAGCAAATTGCATCCAATgtgttattttttgaattttgattttattggACTTTATTGGATCCcattaaaatattcaacatgGAAATAGACATCCGCCTATAATTTGCTGCCTTCCAGTCGCTATAAGGTTCAATAATCGTGAATAATAACGCGCGAGAAGTTCTTTTGTGTTTGTTCGTAtacaattgaataaaaaaaaaaaaaaaaattcattttcgcGAAGTACGAAACGACGTTATAGccagaaatgaaatcatcgtTTGCGCTAGTATATTTTCGTAGCATTATTTCTGATTAATTTCCACCACACAGGATGTAGTGACGCTTCTAATCACGAGACGCACGACTGCTACATGGACAACAAGGATATGTTTGCATATCGTGGTCCGATAAAATTTgtcttattatacatacatgtatatatatatatgtacattcatatattatacatatatatcatatttGAGCGCATATTCTGTACGTTTTCTAGATCCCGATACCATAAGTAGTATCTTGTTTACCACAGTTTATTCTGCAttataatatttcgaaaaataaccCACCGACACGAATATAACATTTGCGCTGTAATTATTTTGCATATCTTTTCCAGCTCTTTGTTGTCTCACGCATTTTTGGTTACAGTTACAattttgtgtatatatatatatatatgatagtGCTTGTATACCTGTATTAAGGTAACGCCTTAAATAAATGGCTCAGATGCATTTTGCATAATATATTACAACATGCGTATACCGGTGgattcggtattttttttttctattttgtttgTCATACTTTTCACGATTATACTTTAACGCTGTTTCGAGCAAACTGGAAAAATGGGAACAATGGGGATTTTTAATActcagaatgaaaaaaaaagaaaacgaaaatataatGTGTTGAATGTTTCAATCGATTAGATTTGATAGCcacgattgaaaaaagttttcttatcGCGATGTTCTGCTCCTTCATTCCGTATCAAcgtttttcgtaaatttataGTACTTCAAAGTCTGCGTGGTGAATCAAAGATTTTACGATTCGACGAATTATTGCCAAAActcattttatttgtaaacGAATACACGAAAGTTACAGTAGTAGttaatttgtataatattttacactCTGTGAGAAGGTTTTCGTTATCATGCAGCATACTGGAACAGAAAAGCGGATGGCGCTCGTACGGGAACGAGTCTTTTCTCGCCGTCCTTTTCCCTCACGATGTAATAATCGCGACCATTGATCGACTGTTTTTTCGAGTAATCCTGGATGTGGATATTTTGGTAAAGCGGCGGCGGGCTTCTctggaaatttgatttttccgCAACGTTTATCCGGTACGCCGGTAGCTCGGGTTCCTGGTTCCTCAGCTTTTCTCGCTTTATGACAAGACGGTAAATCACTTCAACCGTGAACGCTGTCAGAGCAACGACGAACCCGATACCGACACCCTTGTACGTCATTACCAGGTCCGAGTTTCTCAGCTGCCTTTCGGTGGATCCCAAATTCAACGGACATATCTCGGTGCCGGGAAGATGCTCCGAAGTCTTGAAACTTATGATCCCGGTTTCTACCAGCGCCAAAAGCCTGTTTCAGGATTTTCGTTGTCGTTTTTTACTTCGGTTTAATTTCAGAAAAGCTAACAATTCTCGCGGCTCGATCGAGCCACCCAATTATCACCTGTTAAACCTATTTACTGACCTCTTGTTAATGGCAGCGTCGATCGTTGTGTTCAGTTGAAAGGCGAACGCCTGGCTCTTCGTTATTATACTACCCGGCATTATCACGAAGGTGCATCGTTTCGACTCGAGAACACCGTCTCGCGTTTTGTTCATGTAATCGTTGAAGAGCAACGACGTCACTATAGATCTTTCCCGCAGATACATTTTGTCTGAAATACAGGGTGCATGGGTGAGGACAGGGTCGCGGGTGGGGTGAAATTCACTCGTTTCGTACTCACTCGAACTAACCAAATCGAGAATGTATTTGTCGTCCTTGTTTGCCAGGTTGAGAAATATTCCGTATCCCTTTTCGACGGATCGACGAAGCATCGTAAGTTCATCGTTGTCCTTCTGCGTGTAATCGTGCGGTTACAGAACGCGAGGTTTCCTCATTAGGTACCTTAATTATACGCAACCTTTAAGACACACCCTAATTTAATTCTCACCTGCGTTATCATCTTTTCGATCGCGTTACCCTTCTCGGCGATCCATTGCTGATGTTTGTTCGCTAAATCACTTGCCGAACCTATTGGCAATGTGAATTGCGAGAGTGTCAGAAATGCGGTCAAATTAGCCGTGTAGAATGAAGTCAGTACCGTTATGAATAACCACCAAGTAGCGAATAACAATCTTGCGGAATCTGTAACGAGATTATCGAGACTTGTTCAACTTTTATACATCTCAAATCAGGTATGTACCTTCGATGCGAAAGGTGAAGGAAAAAGGCTGACCTGTTACCGGCGACAAAGTTGATCCTTGTTTGAGGAGAGCGCCGTATACGAACCACATGCAAGTCGCGAGTGAATATTTTCGCGGTTCTCCATCCCGGCATAGTAGGAATCTGTACATgcgtggaaaagaaaaatgtggtGACGATATTCATATTACACGCTTAAAAAACACCAAATGTTCTCCTAGACGATGTCATCGCTCGTAATATGTTTCTCTTGTATTACAAGCAACGGTCTGATTGTACAGGTAACCTTAagtgtggtaaaaaattaagtgaaaattaaattcatatatatatatataccttgtACTTCGCGAGAATTTTGAGATATAAAAAACTGTCGGGTAAAATTTGACGGAGCGGCGTGTGAACcgcgtaaataaaatttaaagattGCAAGCGAGTCTGACGATGCGTGATGGCGCGTGTCTTATCTCTTGGGACTAATTTGAGCGGCGCTTATACATTATCAACAAACTAAATTGgtattttcaaataacaaCGGTGTCGGGGCGGGTGTAGTCGCAACAAAAACAGACAGAGTacattacatatgtataacatCGAAGTTTGTTTACCCATTTAGGGAATTCCGTTCTAATCTGATTGGACTTAGAAGAATTATGTTTTTCGgcatgtgtataataataacgaattcTAAATACGAGGCTCGCATATACACGGCTTCAGAAATATTCCAATAACAATATATTTTCACAACAATTCAGGcgtgaaaaacaataacactCTTGCGTATACGGAAACTATAATAAGATATGAGCATAACGTAGAATTTCTCTCCGTTTATAGTTTCTC
This genomic stretch from Neodiprion pinetum isolate iyNeoPine1 chromosome 6, iyNeoPine1.2, whole genome shotgun sequence harbors:
- the LOC124221082 gene encoding glutamate receptor ionotropic, delta-1, translating into MGGINKLLITIACIILPNAIDCAIRSDLFSGPKDEVEFVNPSESEVDVVGRGAATEADDMNQTVDTNMPSELLITTLQDMPFSGTIMENGTLVGVGYAFYIFELLRSKMNFTYKIVLPKESVLGDVKTGIFGQLVRKEVDMAVAFVPVVPEFRNLIKYSTELDEAEWTILMKRPGESATGSGLLAPFDTQVWILIVISVLAAGPTLYFLILVRFLLCRDGEPRKYSLATCMWFVYGALLKQGSTLSPVTDSARLLFATWWLFITVLTSFYTANLTAFLTLSQFTLPIGSASDLANKHQQWIAEKGNAIEKMITQKDNDELTMLRRSVEKGYGIFLNLANKDDKYILDLVSSNKMYLRERSIVTSLLFNDYMNKTRDGVLESKRCTFVIMPGSIITKSQAFAFQLNTTIDAAINKRLLALVETGIISFKTSEHLPGTEICPLNLGSTERQLRNSDLVMTYKGVGIGFVVALTAFTVEVIYRLVIKREKLRNQEPELPAYRINVAEKSNFQRSPPPLYQNIHIQDYSKKQSINGRDYYIVREKDGEKRLVPVRAPSAFLFQYAA